A genomic region of Rhinoderma darwinii isolate aRhiDar2 unplaced genomic scaffold, aRhiDar2.hap1 Scaffold_726, whole genome shotgun sequence contains the following coding sequences:
- the LOC142729584 gene encoding uncharacterized protein LOC142729584 isoform X1, whose amino-acid sequence MSSASEDTSSSSSSRRRLLLQTQQNRTPMTCPVCYRTQTLFSTYLRRKCMRFSSDEEIKATVALARKTLVKIASKGTAISYQEIISLGSLENVVPFLEDRGFLIINKPTVASNVQYGRPSTSASTVLTVPHHTAAVEDIAAIPVPDEEMEVTLIPADPEEEVTDTLFLAQPEDPREDQHNEEGRRAHEDDSAEEESDRDFQLQLESEEESNQESGTTGNFDDRTQRILQTKWTVVTRQKMKAAGLYKRHSLDEPILKGFADYLQHTLDVPNYKQEVENLARFLYYMNPQRPNLDFVSNIEKVNSFFTKLRDLKLANQTVFNYLKHIRRFMTYQLRATNLSAQRPRLFKSCNFFMDVTEDIQKRLSKGISREVVSKRYKSLTNAMKTPQECQRLLVVAKPTFLKCLKAAKDRHMKRDTQLEIIYYLEALLILRHLQRPGVVRHKTVSEWNERITHRYLGLDLVVVGVKLHKTSTHQVATYVLTKEEEMVSFYKAPTYFMEL is encoded by the exons GCAAAACAGAACTCCTATGACATGCCCAGTATGTTACCGTACACAGACATTATTCTCTACATATCTGAGGAGAAAGTGTATGAGGTTCAGCAGCGATGAGGAGATAAAAGCCACTGTGGCATTGGCCAGGAAAACCCTGGTGAAAATTGCATCTAAGGGCACTGCAATCAGTTACCAAGAGATCATCTCTCTTGGCTCATTGGAAAACGTTGTCCCCTTCCTCGAGGACAGGGGCTTTTTGATCATTAACAAACCAACTGTGGCCAG caaTGTACAATATGGAAGACCATCAACCTCTGCATCAACTGTCCTTACTGTGCCACATCACACAGCGGCTGTAGAGGATATTGCAGCCATACCAGTCCCTGATGAGGAAATGGAGGTCACACTGATCCCTGCAGATCCTGAGGAAGAAGTTACAGACACACTATTCCTTGCACAGCCTGAAGACCCGAGGGAAGACCAACACAATGAAGAAGGCAGAAGAGCACATGAAGATGACAGCGCAGAGGAGGAAAGTGATAGAGACTTTCAGCTTCAACTAGAGTCTGAGGAAGAATCCAATCAAGAAAGCGGAACTACAGGAAACTTTGATGACAGGACACAGAG AATCCTACAGACAAAATGGACGGTGGTCACAAGACAGAAGATGAAGGCTGCTGGACTATACAAGCGACATTCATTGGACGAACCAATACTGAAGGGCTTTGCCGACTATTTGCAGCACACATTGGATGTGCCCAACTACAAGCAGGAGGTTGAAAATTTGGCAAGGTTCCTTTATTACATGAACCCGCAGCGTCCCAATCTGGACTTTGTCAGCAACATTGAGAAGGTTAACTCCTTTTTTACAAAGCTGCGTGACCTGAAGCTTGCAAACCAGACTGTCTTTAATTACCTAAAACATATCCGGAGGTTCATGACGTATCAGCTGAGAGCGACCAATCTCTCTGCACAAAGACCAAGGCTGTTTAAGTCCTGCAACTTCTTTATGGATGTTACAGAGGACATTCAAAAGAGGCTATCTAAGGGAATTTCAAGAGAAGTTGTCAGCAAACG ATACAAGTCATTGACAAATGCTATGAAAACACCCCAGGAATGTCAGAGGCTTTTAGTTGTGGCAAAGCCAACCTTCCTGAAATGCCTCAAAGCTGCAAAAGACAGACACATGAAGCGAGACACTCAACTTGAAATTATTTATTATCTTGAGGCCCTGCTTATTTTGAGGCATCTGCAACGGCCAGGTGTTGTCAGACATAAGACT GTTTCAGAGTGGAATGAGAGGATCACTCACAGATATTTGGGTTTAGACCTGGTAGTTGTTGGGGTCAAATTACACAAGACCTCTACACACCAAGTGGCAACCTATGTGCTAACAAAGGAGGAAGAAATGGTAAGTTTCTATAAGGCTCCTACTTACTTTATGGAGTTGTAA
- the LOC142729583 gene encoding uncharacterized protein LOC142729583: MLLKNNMPTEVFFLSTSGKEIYNVSNDILRYHTKYKLPNITSQLVRRICETWTLPNFSDSEKCLFAKYLAHTNMTAERNYREKTLTDICHGYMLVMQAGGEQPQASTSRQENIQEGGQGIQREDITSHEEAQEQDYSAKENWSESTDRGEEESLADHDDDDDDWTSKAQVPSSLFIRTWSRAQRQRGEGSSSGSISSLKMPSKAQNRTPMTCPICYKTELMLGTHLHRKCMKHSSDEAIKATLAIARKNLTNVASKGLAIHYHEVSQLVCAGKCMENLLEFLSGRGFTILNTPPVPRSDTVRNDNSEVEMTKALETKVCEPVVKEKNKKCPHKSCQQSDDVIMEEEEDEEEEEEESEEVTTSDSDKENDEGTMEDKDERPEDAEKEENNARDQETLADEPKISWNNPLRKKMSEAGFYKRHSLNSELIAGFVNHLRTGLGVVRYKQEAENVARFLYFIDSKKPSLKFVDDIEETHKYFDKLLAIGNTHQTVFNYHKNVKRFVSYLKNVKCQKHKDRKTYKAVKNYLSALSVSQKRLHKGISKEIVAKKHKRIFQTVLKPDDLRTLLKVAGPTFQMVLRMAENGDTLLDSEKLTIINYLESIIVLKKMQRPGVVQNMTVNEWKERVAGKESSVVISFLEHKTATQQAATLILDKEEEKWFEIYHNLVRPTLLKTNKTIANFFISTSGERLYNVSNDVARFHTRFGLKPVSSQVVRRMSETFVSSNCRNPNETQIFSKLLAHSNITAERVYWEKTIDNMIKASLLPDRIQRELEEQASTSKAAMEDILIMGTAQDNIPPAICSKEVEFERFTGKYPLTVEKDPPALKRCNAESTIHGQHLYDRWRKLQNRMRVDYIIELLQDHLPEEDEIKRAIGHQLWGKNRPRVKDILDQWKKK; encoded by the exons ATGTTGCTAAAGAACAACATGCCAACAGAAGTATTTTTCCTCTCTACATCTGGAAAGGAAATTTATAATGTTTCCAATGACATCCTGCGGTACCACACAAA ATATAAACTACCCAACATCACCAGTCAGCTTGTCAGGAGGATTTGCGAAACTTGGACTCTCCCTAATTTTTCTGACTCTGAAAAGTGTCTGTTTGCCAAATATTTGGCACACACCAACATGACAGCGGAAAGAAACTATCGTGAGAAGACACTGACGGACATATGCCATGGTTATATGCTGGTAATGCAAGCCGGTGGTGAGCAGCCCCAAGCCAGCACTTCAAG ACAAGAGAACATTCAGGAAGGAGGCCAGGGAATCCAAAGAGAAGACATCACATCCCACGAAGAAGCCCAGGAACAAGATTACAGTGCCAAAGAGAACTGGAGTGAATCAACTGACCGAGGAGAAGAAGAAAGCTTGGCtgatcatgatgatgatgatgatgattggacTTCAAA AGCACAAGTACCATCCTCATTGTTCATCCGAACATGGTCCAGGGCACAGAGGCAGAGAGGGGAAGGGAGCTCCTCTgg GTCTATCTCAAGCCTAAAAATGCCATCCAAAGC GCAAAACAGGACCCCAATGACATGCCCCATCTGTTACAAGACAGAGTTGATGCTGGGTACCCACCTGCACAGAAAATGCATGAAGCACAGCAGCGATGAGGCTATAAAGGCTACCCTTGCTATTGCTAGGAAAAACTTGACAAATGTAGCATCTAAAGGCCTTGCAATTCACTACCATGAGGTTTCTCAGCTGGTATGTGCTGGAAAATGCATGGAAAACCTCCTCGAGTTCCTCAGTGGCCGTGGTTTCACAATCCTCAACACCCCTCCTGTGCCAAG GTCTGATACAGTCAGAAATGATAATTCCGAAGTTGAGATGACAAAAGCCCTGGAAACTAAAGTATGTGAGCCAGTggtcaaagaaaaaaacaaaaaatgtccacACAAAAG CTGTCAACAGTCAGATGATGTCAtaatggaggaggaggaagatgaagaagaagaagaagaagaatcagaAGAAGTCACGACAAGCGACTCTGACAAGGAAAATGACGAAGGCACTATGGAAGATAAGGATGAACGGCCAGAGGATGCGGAAAAAGAAGAGAACAATGCGAGGGACCAGGAAACACTGGCTGACGAGCCCAAGATATCCTGGAACAACCCATTGAGAAAGAAAATGTCAGAAGCTGGATTCTACAAGAGGCATTCTCTGAACTCTGAGTTGATCGCTGGTTTTGTCAACCACCTTAGAACAGGCTTAGGCGTCGTCAGATACAAACAGGAG GCAGAGAACGTTGCTCGCTTCCTGTATTTTATAGACAGCAAGAAGCCATCTCTGAAATTTGTCGACGACATTGAGGAGACACACAAGTACTTTGACAAGCTGCTGGCAATCGGAAACACTCATCAAACTGTCTTCAATTATCATAAGAATGTGAAGCGTTTCGTCTCTTATCTGAAAAATGTCAAATGTCAAAAGCACAAAGACAGAAAGACCTACAAAGCAGTCAAAAATTACTTGTCTGCTCTTTCTGTTAGTCAAAAGAGGCTACACAAAGGAATTTCCAAGGAGATTGTTGCAAAGAA ACATAAGCGAATATTTCAGACCGTTTTAAAGCCTGACGATTTGAGAACGTTGTTGAAAGTTGCTGGACCCACTTTCCAAATGGTGTTGAGGATGGCTGAAAATGGCGATACACTCCTTGATAGCGAAAAATTAACAATCATCAATTATTTGGAGTCCATCAttgtcttaaaaaaaatgcaacgacCTGGTGTGGTCCAAAATATGACA GTCAATGAATGGAAAGAAAGAGTAGCAGGAAAAGAGAGCAGCGTGGTAATATCTTTCCTGGAACACAAGACTGCAACACAACAAGCAGCAACATTGATTCTAGATAAAGAGGAGGAAAAG tggttTGAAATATATCACAACTTAGTGAGGCCTACGCTTTTGAAGACGAACAAAACTATTGCCAACTTCTTTATCTCCACCTCCGGAGAAAGGCTATACAATGTTTCAAACGATGTAGCAAGATTTCATACAAG ATTTGGATTAAAGCCAGTGAGCAGCCAGGTGGTCAGGAGAATGTCAGAGACCTTTGTGTCCTCAAATTGCAGAAATCCCAATGAGACACAAATATTCTCAAAATTATTGGCGCATTCAAACATCACTGCAGAGCGGGTCTACTGGGAGAAGACCATAGACAACATGATAAAGGCATCATTGTTGCCGGACAGAATTCAACGGGAATTGGAAGAGCAGGCTTCCACCTCAAA AGCTGCGATGGAAGATATTCTAATAATGGGTACAGCACAAGACAATATACCTCCTGCAATCTGCTCTAAGGAGGTCGAATTTGAAAGATTTACAGGCAAGTATCCCCTCACTGTGGAGAAGGATCCACCAGCGCTTAAAAGATGCAATGCAGAGTCCACAATCCATGGACAACATCTGTACGATCGGTGGAGGAAACTGCAGAACAGAATGCGAGTGGACTACATAATAG aattgcttcaggaccaCCTGCCGGAAGAAGACGAAATAAAGAGGGCTATAGGACATCAGCTCTGGGGAAAAAACCGTCCAAGAGTAAAAGACATTTTGGACCAATGGAAGAAGAAATAA
- the LOC142729584 gene encoding uncharacterized protein LOC142729584 isoform X2 → MESAAKLQNRTPMTCPVCYRTQTLFSTYLRRKCMRFSSDEEIKATVALARKTLVKIASKGTAISYQEIISLGSLENVVPFLEDRGFLIINKPTVASNVQYGRPSTSASTVLTVPHHTAAVEDIAAIPVPDEEMEVTLIPADPEEEVTDTLFLAQPEDPREDQHNEEGRRAHEDDSAEEESDRDFQLQLESEEESNQESGTTGNFDDRTQRILQTKWTVVTRQKMKAAGLYKRHSLDEPILKGFADYLQHTLDVPNYKQEVENLARFLYYMNPQRPNLDFVSNIEKVNSFFTKLRDLKLANQTVFNYLKHIRRFMTYQLRATNLSAQRPRLFKSCNFFMDVTEDIQKRLSKGISREVVSKRYKSLTNAMKTPQECQRLLVVAKPTFLKCLKAAKDRHMKRDTQLEIIYYLEALLILRHLQRPGVVRHKTVSEWNERITHRYLGLDLVVVGVKLHKTSTHQVATYVLTKEEEMVSFYKAPTYFMEL, encoded by the exons ATGGAGTCTGCAGCCAAATT GCAAAACAGAACTCCTATGACATGCCCAGTATGTTACCGTACACAGACATTATTCTCTACATATCTGAGGAGAAAGTGTATGAGGTTCAGCAGCGATGAGGAGATAAAAGCCACTGTGGCATTGGCCAGGAAAACCCTGGTGAAAATTGCATCTAAGGGCACTGCAATCAGTTACCAAGAGATCATCTCTCTTGGCTCATTGGAAAACGTTGTCCCCTTCCTCGAGGACAGGGGCTTTTTGATCATTAACAAACCAACTGTGGCCAG caaTGTACAATATGGAAGACCATCAACCTCTGCATCAACTGTCCTTACTGTGCCACATCACACAGCGGCTGTAGAGGATATTGCAGCCATACCAGTCCCTGATGAGGAAATGGAGGTCACACTGATCCCTGCAGATCCTGAGGAAGAAGTTACAGACACACTATTCCTTGCACAGCCTGAAGACCCGAGGGAAGACCAACACAATGAAGAAGGCAGAAGAGCACATGAAGATGACAGCGCAGAGGAGGAAAGTGATAGAGACTTTCAGCTTCAACTAGAGTCTGAGGAAGAATCCAATCAAGAAAGCGGAACTACAGGAAACTTTGATGACAGGACACAGAG AATCCTACAGACAAAATGGACGGTGGTCACAAGACAGAAGATGAAGGCTGCTGGACTATACAAGCGACATTCATTGGACGAACCAATACTGAAGGGCTTTGCCGACTATTTGCAGCACACATTGGATGTGCCCAACTACAAGCAGGAGGTTGAAAATTTGGCAAGGTTCCTTTATTACATGAACCCGCAGCGTCCCAATCTGGACTTTGTCAGCAACATTGAGAAGGTTAACTCCTTTTTTACAAAGCTGCGTGACCTGAAGCTTGCAAACCAGACTGTCTTTAATTACCTAAAACATATCCGGAGGTTCATGACGTATCAGCTGAGAGCGACCAATCTCTCTGCACAAAGACCAAGGCTGTTTAAGTCCTGCAACTTCTTTATGGATGTTACAGAGGACATTCAAAAGAGGCTATCTAAGGGAATTTCAAGAGAAGTTGTCAGCAAACG ATACAAGTCATTGACAAATGCTATGAAAACACCCCAGGAATGTCAGAGGCTTTTAGTTGTGGCAAAGCCAACCTTCCTGAAATGCCTCAAAGCTGCAAAAGACAGACACATGAAGCGAGACACTCAACTTGAAATTATTTATTATCTTGAGGCCCTGCTTATTTTGAGGCATCTGCAACGGCCAGGTGTTGTCAGACATAAGACT GTTTCAGAGTGGAATGAGAGGATCACTCACAGATATTTGGGTTTAGACCTGGTAGTTGTTGGGGTCAAATTACACAAGACCTCTACACACCAAGTGGCAACCTATGTGCTAACAAAGGAGGAAGAAATGGTAAGTTTCTATAAGGCTCCTACTTACTTTATGGAGTTGTAA